The following coding sequences lie in one Hyphobacterium sp. CCMP332 genomic window:
- the metK gene encoding methionine adenosyltransferase has product MSRKSYIFTSESVSEGHPDKVCDRISDAVVDLFLGRDPEARVACETLTTTNRIVLAGEVRSSTPVHHDEIEGVARAAVRDIGYEQDGFHWRTAEFSNYLHEQSADIAMGVDASGNKDEGAGDQGIMFGYATDETPELMPAPIQYSHQILREMARQRKTGERPEFEPDAKSQVTLRYENGQPVGVTSVVVSTQHKDGYSPGDIRELVRPIVQGVLPEGWFPPDDEFYVNPTGNFVIGGPDGDAGLTGRKIIVDTYGGAAPHGGGAFSGKDPTKVDRSAAYACRWLAKNVVAAGLAKKCTIQVSYAIGVSKPLSLYVDFHGTGHVEEPRVEDALRQIANLSPRGIRERLGLSRPIYARTSAYGHFGRQPDDDGGFSWEKLDLVDQLKGLA; this is encoded by the coding sequence GTGAGTCGGAAATCCTATATCTTTACCTCGGAAAGTGTTTCAGAGGGTCACCCGGACAAGGTCTGCGACCGTATTTCGGATGCTGTCGTGGACTTGTTTCTTGGCCGTGATCCGGAAGCCCGGGTCGCATGCGAAACCCTGACCACAACCAACCGCATTGTTCTGGCGGGTGAGGTCAGATCCTCCACCCCCGTCCATCACGACGAGATCGAGGGTGTGGCCCGCGCCGCCGTGCGGGACATTGGTTACGAACAGGACGGCTTTCACTGGCGCACGGCCGAGTTCAGCAATTACCTGCACGAACAATCCGCCGACATCGCCATGGGCGTGGATGCGTCGGGCAACAAGGATGAGGGCGCGGGCGATCAGGGTATCATGTTTGGTTATGCGACCGACGAGACACCCGAACTGATGCCGGCGCCTATCCAGTATTCGCACCAGATTCTGAGAGAAATGGCCCGCCAGCGTAAAACCGGTGAACGTCCGGAGTTTGAGCCGGATGCCAAATCCCAGGTGACGCTGCGATATGAAAACGGGCAGCCCGTTGGCGTGACGTCGGTCGTCGTCTCCACCCAGCACAAAGACGGATATAGCCCGGGCGACATACGCGAGCTGGTTCGCCCGATCGTTCAGGGCGTCCTGCCCGAAGGCTGGTTTCCGCCGGACGACGAGTTTTACGTCAATCCGACCGGCAATTTTGTCATCGGCGGTCCCGATGGCGATGCGGGTCTCACTGGCCGCAAGATCATCGTTGATACCTATGGCGGGGCCGCACCGCATGGCGGCGGCGCCTTCTCCGGCAAGGATCCGACGAAGGTTGACCGCTCGGCCGCCTATGCCTGCCGCTGGCTGGCCAAGAATGTTGTTGCTGCGGGTCTGGCAAAAAAGTGCACGATTCAGGTGTCCTACGCGATCGGCGTCTCGAAGCCGCTTTCCCTCTATGTTGACTTTCATGGCACCGGCCATGTCGAAGAGCCGCGTGTCGAGGATGCGTTGCGGCAGATCGCCAATCTGTCACCGCGCGGCATTCGCGAGCGATTGGGCCTTTCCCGGCCTATTTACGCACGGACGTCCGCTTATGGTCATTTCGGCCGGCAGCCGGACGATGATGGTGGCTTCTCCTGGGAAAAGCTCGACCTGGTCGACCAGCTCAAGGGCCTCGCGTGA
- a CDS encoding helix-turn-helix domain-containing protein gives MKRNPREANSIDAHVGSRVRLRRQLMKMSQEKLGDELGVTFQQVQKYERGANRIGASRLFSLANVLDVPVNFFFDGLTGVAATGVAETEQSPIVYDFIQSPDGVALAEAFSRIKTPKVRRRVLELVRSLADEDEAENGGD, from the coding sequence ATGAAACGAAACCCGCGCGAAGCCAATTCAATTGATGCCCATGTCGGATCTCGTGTCCGGCTGCGACGGCAATTGATGAAGATGAGCCAGGAAAAGCTTGGCGACGAGCTTGGCGTTACCTTTCAGCAGGTTCAAAAATATGAACGGGGGGCCAACCGCATTGGTGCCAGCCGCCTTTTCAGCCTGGCAAATGTTCTGGATGTGCCGGTCAATTTCTTCTTTGACGGTTTGACCGGCGTGGCGGCGACGGGCGTCGCTGAAACGGAACAAAGCCCGATTGTCTACGATTTTATCCAGAGCCCCGACGGCGTTGCTCTGGCGGAAGCCTTCTCGCGGATCAAGACGCCGAAAGTGCGCCGCCGTGTGCTGGAGCTGGTCCGCTCGCTCGCCGATGAAGACGAAGCCGAAAATGGCGGCGACTGA